The proteins below come from a single Microbacterium sp. SLBN-154 genomic window:
- a CDS encoding Gfo/Idh/MocA family protein, protein MRGVGLIGAGPGGWALHAPTLSRLGGEFRLVHVSDGGSGRAAEIAAARGARSSTGIDDLLADPAVEVVAICSPPEVHAAQVLAAVEAGIRVILCEKPLATTVADAERVIERCRAARVALVVGTHHLFDPAWGRATHHLTALSGEVRSVTVTLALPPNDRYHRAVSDAALPPSTPRPRPDLSDPVVAGHVARALVSGLVIHDLPLVRDLARGIPQLVYATLLPPIGVALGWTAGEVAVRSSAVMLPEGADALWRLTVQTDRDRLDIAFPPAFVHAGSATVTVRSADGTRTVYAADPEDGYVAQWANLAALARGEQAIEYDEILADARFAIDLADAAAAAIGSVS, encoded by the coding sequence ATGCGGGGAGTCGGCCTGATCGGTGCCGGGCCGGGCGGGTGGGCACTGCATGCGCCCACGCTTTCGCGCCTGGGCGGTGAGTTCCGCCTCGTCCACGTCTCCGACGGCGGCAGCGGGCGTGCCGCTGAGATCGCCGCCGCCCGGGGTGCGCGGAGCTCCACGGGCATCGACGACCTCCTCGCCGATCCCGCCGTCGAGGTCGTGGCGATCTGCTCCCCGCCCGAGGTGCACGCTGCCCAGGTTCTCGCCGCCGTCGAGGCCGGCATCCGGGTCATCCTCTGCGAAAAGCCCCTGGCCACCACCGTCGCCGACGCCGAGCGGGTGATCGAACGCTGTCGCGCGGCCCGCGTCGCGCTGGTCGTCGGCACGCACCACCTCTTCGATCCGGCGTGGGGCCGGGCGACGCACCACCTCACCGCCCTGTCCGGCGAGGTGCGGAGCGTGACGGTCACGCTCGCTCTTCCCCCCAACGACCGGTACCACCGGGCGGTGAGCGACGCCGCCCTTCCGCCTTCGACGCCGCGTCCGCGGCCCGATCTGTCCGACCCCGTGGTGGCAGGGCATGTCGCCCGAGCCCTCGTCTCCGGGCTCGTGATCCACGACCTTCCCCTCGTGCGGGATCTCGCGCGGGGCATCCCGCAGCTGGTCTACGCGACGCTCCTCCCGCCCATCGGCGTGGCGCTCGGGTGGACGGCCGGCGAGGTGGCGGTGCGTTCCTCCGCGGTCATGCTGCCCGAGGGCGCCGACGCGCTCTGGCGGCTGACGGTGCAGACCGACCGCGACCGCCTCGACATCGCGTTCCCGCCCGCCTTCGTGCACGCCGGAAGCGCGACGGTCACGGTGCGGAGCGCCGACGGCACCCGGACCGTCTACGCCGCCGACCCCGAAGACGGGTACGTCGCCCAGTGGGCGAACCTCGCCGCCCTCGCCCGCGGAGAACAAGCGATCGAGTACGACGAGATCCTCGCCGATGCCCGCTTCGCGATCGATCTGGCGGATGCCGCGGCCGCGGCGATCGGATCTGTCTCGTGA